One segment of Streptomyces sp. YIM 121038 DNA contains the following:
- a CDS encoding ABC transporter permease, with protein MSTATVTKAAPAKTAPGRRRISLPVLLLIIAGVLVLTSVVRMVTDAHGITSTGQMAGALRLAVPIGLAGLGGLWAERAGVVNIGLEGMLILGTWFGAWAGYQWGPWVGIVFGILGGAIGGLLHAIVTVTFNVNHIVSGVAINILALGTTRYLSTYAFEGTDGGTSKQSPGVDSLGKFSVPGLSDWLVDLNQKHWFLVSDLAGLLGGLLTDVSPLTLIAIAMVPLSWFVLWRTSFGLRLRSCGENPVAAESLGVNVYKYKYLAVMISGGLAGLGGAFLSLVASNIYLEGQTGGRGYIGLAAMIFGNWMPGGLAIGAGLFGYTDSLKLRGGGTNVHALLLLIAILLVIGAIYLVWRKRYVPAAVTAVISALMFAWYGLTDEVPNQVVTATPYVVTLLVLSLSAQRLRMPKANGLPYRKGQGK; from the coding sequence ATGAGCACCGCCACCGTCACCAAGGCCGCGCCCGCGAAGACCGCGCCGGGCCGCCGCCGCATCTCGCTCCCCGTCCTGCTCCTGATCATCGCGGGCGTGCTCGTCCTGACCTCGGTCGTACGGATGGTCACGGACGCCCACGGCATCACCTCCACCGGGCAGATGGCCGGCGCCCTGCGCCTGGCCGTGCCGATCGGGCTCGCGGGCCTCGGCGGCCTGTGGGCCGAGCGCGCGGGCGTGGTCAACATCGGCCTCGAAGGCATGCTGATCCTCGGCACCTGGTTCGGCGCCTGGGCGGGCTACCAGTGGGGCCCGTGGGTCGGCATCGTCTTCGGCATCCTCGGCGGGGCGATCGGCGGCCTGCTGCACGCGATCGTCACGGTCACGTTCAACGTCAACCACATCGTGTCCGGCGTGGCCATCAACATCCTCGCCCTCGGCACCACCCGCTATCTGTCGACGTACGCCTTCGAGGGCACGGACGGCGGCACCTCCAAGCAGTCGCCGGGCGTGGACTCGCTCGGCAAGTTCTCCGTGCCGGGCCTCTCGGACTGGCTGGTGGACCTCAACCAGAAGCACTGGTTCCTGGTCTCCGACCTCGCGGGCCTGCTCGGCGGGCTGCTCACCGACGTCTCGCCGCTGACGCTCATCGCCATCGCGATGGTGCCGCTGAGCTGGTTCGTCCTGTGGCGCACGTCCTTCGGCCTGCGCCTGCGCTCCTGCGGTGAGAACCCGGTCGCCGCGGAGTCCCTCGGCGTCAACGTCTACAAGTACAAGTACCTGGCGGTCATGATCTCCGGCGGCCTCGCCGGGCTCGGCGGCGCCTTCCTGTCCCTGGTCGCCTCCAACATCTACCTGGAGGGCCAGACCGGCGGCCGCGGCTACATCGGCCTCGCCGCGATGATCTTCGGCAACTGGATGCCGGGCGGACTCGCCATCGGCGCGGGCCTGTTCGGTTACACCGACAGCCTGAAGCTGCGGGGCGGCGGCACGAATGTCCACGCCCTGCTCCTGCTGATCGCCATCCTTCTGGTCATCGGTGCGATCTACCTGGTGTGGCGCAAGCGCTACGTCCCCGCGGCGGTCACCGCGGTGATCTCGGCGCTGATGTTCGCCTGGTACGGCCTCACCGACGAGGTGCCGAACCAGGTCGTGACGGCCACGCCGTACGTCGTGACGCTGCTGGTCCTGTCGCTGTCGGCGCAACGCCTGCGGATGCCGAAGGCGAACGGCCTGCCGTACCGGAAGGGACAAGGGAAGTGA
- a CDS encoding cytidine deaminase has translation MTTAADWEALRDAARAAMSRAYAPYSGFPVGAAALADDGRTVTGCNVENASYGLGLCAECGLISQLQLTGGGRLTHFTCVDGKGDILMPCGRCRQLLYEFGGPGLLIETASGVRSLAELLPDAFGPENLD, from the coding sequence GTGACCACCGCTGCCGACTGGGAGGCCCTGCGGGACGCCGCGCGCGCGGCCATGTCCCGTGCCTACGCGCCCTACTCGGGCTTCCCCGTCGGCGCGGCGGCCCTGGCCGACGACGGCCGCACGGTCACCGGCTGCAACGTGGAGAACGCCTCGTACGGGCTCGGCCTGTGCGCCGAGTGCGGTCTGATCTCCCAGCTCCAGCTCACCGGCGGCGGCCGCCTCACCCACTTCACCTGCGTGGACGGCAAGGGCGACATCCTGATGCCCTGCGGCCGCTGCCGCCAGCTCCTGTACGAGTTCGGCGGTCCCGGGCTGCTGATCGAGACGGCCTCGGGCGTCCGCAGCCTCGCGGAGCTGCTGCCGGACGCGTTCGGTCCCGAGAACCTCGACTGA
- a CDS encoding thymidine phosphorylase codes for MDVISVIRTKRDRGELSDEQIDWVIDAYTRGAVADEQMSALAMAILLNGMNRGEIARWTAAMIASGERMDFSSLSRPTADKHSTGGVGDKITLPLAPLVAACGAAVPQLSGRGLGHTGGTLDKLEAIPGWRALLSNEEMLNVLGGVGSVICAAGDGLAPADKKLYALRDVTGTVEAIPLIASSIMSKKIAEGTGSLVLDVKVGTGAFMKTIEDARELAATMVGLGTDHGVRTVALLTDMSTPLGLTAGNALEVRESVEVLAGGGPADVVELTLALAREMLDAAGLPDADPAKALADGSAMDVWRRMIAAQGGDPDARLPVARETHVVTAPSSGVLTRLDAYDVGVAAWRLGAGRARKEDPVQAGAGVELHAKPGTTVTAGQPLLTLHTDTPERFAYALESLAGAYDIAPEGTAFSAQPIVLERVV; via the coding sequence ATGGACGTCATCTCCGTCATCCGTACGAAGCGGGACCGGGGCGAGCTGAGCGACGAGCAGATCGACTGGGTCATCGACGCGTACACGCGCGGTGCCGTCGCCGACGAGCAGATGTCGGCCCTGGCCATGGCCATCCTGCTCAACGGCATGAACCGTGGTGAGATCGCCCGCTGGACGGCGGCGATGATCGCGTCCGGCGAGCGCATGGACTTCTCCTCCCTGTCCCGCCCCACCGCCGACAAGCACTCCACCGGCGGCGTCGGCGACAAGATCACGCTGCCGCTCGCCCCGCTGGTCGCCGCGTGCGGTGCGGCCGTGCCGCAGCTGTCCGGGCGCGGCCTCGGCCACACCGGCGGCACCCTGGACAAGCTGGAGGCGATCCCCGGCTGGCGCGCCCTGCTCTCCAACGAGGAGATGCTGAACGTCCTCGGCGGTGTCGGCTCGGTGATCTGTGCGGCGGGTGACGGCCTGGCGCCCGCCGACAAGAAGCTGTACGCGCTCCGCGACGTGACGGGCACGGTCGAGGCGATCCCGCTGATCGCCTCCTCCATCATGTCGAAGAAGATCGCGGAGGGGACGGGCTCGCTCGTCCTGGACGTGAAGGTCGGCACCGGCGCGTTCATGAAGACGATCGAGGACGCGCGGGAACTGGCCGCCACGATGGTCGGCCTCGGCACCGACCACGGCGTGCGCACGGTGGCGCTCCTCACGGACATGTCCACGCCGCTCGGCCTCACGGCGGGCAACGCCCTCGAAGTCCGCGAGTCCGTCGAGGTCCTCGCGGGCGGCGGCCCGGCCGACGTGGTGGAGCTGACCCTCGCACTCGCCCGCGAGATGCTCGACGCGGCGGGCCTGCCGGACGCCGACCCGGCGAAGGCCCTCGCCGACGGCTCCGCGATGGACGTCTGGCGCCGCATGATCGCCGCGCAGGGCGGCGACCCCGACGCGCGGCTGCCGGTGGCGCGCGAGACCCACGTCGTGACCGCGCCGTCCTCCGGGGTGCTCACCCGCCTCGACGCCTACGACGTCGGCGTCGCGGCCTGGCGTCTCGGCGCGGGCCGGGCCCGCAAGGAGGACCCGGTGCAGGCCGGGGCAGGCGTCGAACTCCACGCCAAGCCGGGCACCACGGTCACCGCGGGCCAGCCCCTCCTCACCCTCCACACGGACACCCCCGAGCGCTTCGCGTACGCGCTCGAGTCCCTCGCGGGCGCGTACGACATCGCGCCCGAGGGCACGGCGTTCTCGGCGCAGCCGATCGTCCTGGAGCGCGTGGTCTGA
- a CDS encoding STAS domain-containing protein encodes MSSPYPAGPSYVATSANLIVITGPVRQDDVPALCAELHHRAANGHTEVVCDLRGVTTADLATVDAVARLRLAARRADVGLRLRGPTPALWALLRLVGLAELCVEVERDPEQREPPLGVEEAVEPRDPAR; translated from the coding sequence ATGAGTTCGCCCTACCCCGCCGGTCCCTCCTACGTGGCAACCTCTGCGAACCTCATCGTCATCACCGGCCCCGTCCGCCAGGACGACGTACCGGCGCTGTGCGCCGAGTTGCACCACCGCGCGGCGAACGGGCACACCGAAGTGGTGTGTGACCTGCGCGGCGTCACCACCGCGGACCTGGCCACGGTCGACGCCGTGGCCCGGCTGCGGCTCGCCGCCCGCAGGGCCGACGTGGGGCTGCGCCTGCGCGGACCCACCCCGGCCCTGTGGGCGCTGCTGCGCCTGGTCGGCCTCGCGGAGCTATGCGTCGAGGTGGAGCGGGACCCCGAACAGCGGGAACCACCGCTCGGTGTCGAGGAAGCAGTGGAACCCCGCGACCCGGCCCGCTGA
- a CDS encoding sigma-70 family RNA polymerase sigma factor: protein MSRTVGATTELDASLEKHRVELTGYCYRMLGSAFEAEDAVQDTMVRAWRSYEKFEGRSSLRSWLYRIATNVCLDMLNAGNRRARPMDLTASTPLAQAALNPRADNVWLEPIPDARVLPSVSGPEEAAVAKESVRLAFVAALQQLPAKQRAVLILREVLAWKASEVAELLGTTVASVNSALQRARATLAERPADDTATSDPLDDEQRKLLDRYVKAFEGYDMAALTALLHEDAVMTMPPFDLWLRGPQDITGFMSTMGAACANSRLLPVEANGTPAFAQYKPDPDNGGFMPWAIQVIELSAGRVAGFHCFLDTERWFPLFGVPLHLDA from the coding sequence ATGAGCCGGACCGTTGGAGCGACCACCGAGCTGGACGCGAGCCTGGAGAAGCACCGCGTCGAGCTCACGGGGTACTGCTACCGCATGCTGGGCTCGGCCTTCGAGGCCGAGGACGCCGTGCAGGACACGATGGTCCGCGCCTGGCGCAGCTATGAGAAGTTCGAGGGCCGCTCCAGCCTCCGCTCCTGGCTGTACCGCATCGCGACGAACGTCTGCCTGGACATGCTGAACGCGGGCAACCGCCGCGCCCGCCCCATGGACCTGACCGCCTCCACGCCCCTGGCCCAGGCGGCCCTCAACCCCCGCGCGGACAACGTCTGGCTGGAGCCGATACCGGACGCCCGCGTCCTGCCCTCCGTCAGCGGCCCCGAGGAGGCGGCCGTCGCCAAGGAGTCCGTGCGGCTCGCCTTCGTCGCCGCGCTCCAGCAACTGCCCGCCAAGCAGCGGGCGGTGCTCATCCTGCGCGAGGTCCTCGCCTGGAAGGCCAGCGAGGTCGCCGAGCTGCTCGGCACGACGGTCGCCTCCGTGAACAGCGCGCTGCAGCGGGCCCGCGCGACCCTCGCCGAGCGCCCCGCCGACGACACCGCGACGTCCGACCCGCTGGACGATGAGCAGCGCAAGCTCCTCGACCGCTATGTGAAGGCCTTCGAGGGGTACGACATGGCGGCGCTCACCGCCCTGCTCCACGAGGACGCCGTCATGACGATGCCCCCGTTCGACCTGTGGCTGCGCGGACCGCAGGACATCACCGGCTTCATGTCGACGATGGGCGCGGCGTGCGCGAACTCCCGGCTCCTCCCGGTGGAGGCGAACGGCACGCCCGCGTTCGCGCAGTACAAGCCCGACCCGGACAACGGCGGCTTCATGCCCTGGGCGATCCAGGTCATCGAGCTCTCAGCGGGCCGGGTCGCGGGGTTCCACTGCTTCCTCGACACCGAGCGGTGGTTCCCGCTGTTCGGGGTCCCGCTCCACCTCGACGCATAG
- a CDS encoding MFS transporter: MPPASSGASATHAVALSPSSPAPEATPARDSRMAPGGPGYRRMSFALFLAGVATFALLYSTQALLPLISADLGVSASTASWTVSAATGALALFVLPLSALSERYGRRTLMTASLAVAVVVGLLVPLAPSVGALIALRAVQGAALAGLPASAMAYLAEEVRPKALVAAIGMFVAGNSIGGMSGRIVTGWVAQAWGWRWALAVVGAVAVLCALAFRALLPAPRHFTPGTLSPKSLGRTVRSHLSNPLLRRLYAIGALFMTVFGAVYTVIGYRLTEAPFSLPQGVIGSVFLVYLVGTASSAAAGKLVMRLGRRGALYLAASTTAAGLLLSLSSDVLLVLLGLVLITAGFFAGHAVASSSVSHTATRGRAQASALYQSAYYVGSSAGGTLGAVAFHSGGWGGTVALGVLAVVGVVGITLFGTRAARRVTPVASAC; the protein is encoded by the coding sequence ATGCCTCCTGCCAGTAGCGGGGCGTCCGCCACCCACGCGGTCGCCCTCTCCCCGTCGTCCCCCGCTCCCGAAGCCACCCCCGCGCGCGACTCCCGCATGGCACCCGGAGGCCCCGGCTACCGCCGCATGAGCTTCGCGCTCTTCCTCGCGGGCGTCGCCACCTTCGCCCTGCTGTACTCCACGCAGGCGCTGCTCCCCCTGATCTCCGCCGACCTGGGCGTGAGCGCGTCCACCGCGAGCTGGACGGTGTCCGCCGCGACCGGCGCGCTCGCCCTGTTCGTCCTGCCGCTGAGCGCCCTGTCGGAGCGGTACGGCCGCCGCACCCTGATGACGGCTTCGCTCGCCGTGGCCGTCGTGGTCGGACTGCTCGTGCCGCTCGCCCCCTCGGTGGGTGCCCTGATCGCGCTGCGCGCGGTGCAGGGCGCGGCGCTCGCCGGACTGCCCGCCTCCGCGATGGCCTACCTCGCCGAGGAGGTGCGGCCCAAGGCCCTGGTCGCCGCGATCGGCATGTTCGTGGCGGGCAACTCCATCGGCGGCATGAGCGGCCGCATCGTCACCGGCTGGGTCGCGCAGGCCTGGGGCTGGCGCTGGGCCCTGGCCGTGGTCGGCGCCGTCGCGGTCCTGTGCGCGCTCGCCTTCCGCGCGCTGCTGCCCGCGCCGCGCCACTTCACGCCGGGCACGCTCAGCCCGAAGTCCCTGGGCCGCACGGTGCGCTCGCATCTGTCGAACCCGCTGCTGCGCCGTCTGTACGCGATCGGCGCGCTGTTCATGACGGTGTTCGGCGCGGTCTACACGGTGATCGGCTACCGCCTCACCGAGGCCCCGTTCTCGCTGCCGCAGGGCGTCATCGGCTCGGTCTTCCTCGTCTATCTGGTCGGTACGGCCTCCTCGGCCGCGGCCGGGAAGCTGGTCATGCGGCTCGGGCGGCGCGGCGCGCTGTACCTGGCCGCGAGCACGACGGCCGCGGGCCTGCTCCTCTCGCTCTCCTCCGACGTGCTCCTCGTGCTGCTCGGCCTGGTCCTGATCACGGCGGGCTTCTTCGCGGGCCACGCCGTGGCGTCCTCGTCGGTGAGCCACACGGCCACGCGGGGCCGCGCGCAGGCCTCCGCGCTCTACCAGTCCGCGTACTACGTGGGCAGCAGCGCGGGCGGCACCCTCGGCGCGGTCGCCTTCCACTCCGGCGGCTGGGGCGGGACCGTGGCGCTCGGCGTGCTCGCGGTGGTGGGCGTCGTGGGGATCACGCTGTTCGGGACGCGGGCGGCGCGGCGCGTGACACCGGTGGCGAGCGCCTGCTGA
- a CDS encoding LysR family transcriptional regulator produces the protein MQHQQRSQARLSQNSDTQDTDHIVRLLAPRLAYFAGVARTEHVTRAAQELQVPQSTLSRALVRLERDLGVDLFARHGRTVSLTPAGRTFLGSVERALAEVGRAAESVRADADPASGKVAFGFLHTMGSETVPGLIRAFRADHPRVRFSLVQNYGEAMLERLRAGELDLCLTSPVPDAPDLVARRLDEQRLRLVVPDDHRLAGRKRVRLAEAADEAFVTLEPGYGLRRITDALCAEAGFRPRIAFEGEEAETLRGLVAAGLGVALLPPPAVARPGVVELTVTGQRAVREVGVAWLDGHPDTAPVAAFKRFLLSRRGQLLPR, from the coding sequence ATGCAGCATCAGCAGAGGTCACAGGCCCGACTGTCGCAGAACAGTGACACACAGGACACGGATCACATCGTGCGGTTGCTCGCCCCGCGCCTGGCGTACTTCGCCGGGGTCGCGCGCACCGAGCACGTCACGCGCGCCGCCCAGGAGCTCCAGGTGCCGCAGTCCACGCTGTCGCGCGCGCTCGTCCGGCTCGAACGGGACCTGGGCGTCGACCTGTTCGCGCGGCACGGGCGCACGGTGTCGCTGACCCCCGCGGGCCGCACCTTCCTCGGCTCGGTCGAGCGCGCGCTCGCCGAGGTCGGCCGGGCCGCCGAGTCCGTGCGGGCCGACGCGGACCCGGCCTCGGGCAAGGTCGCCTTCGGCTTTCTGCACACGATGGGGTCCGAGACGGTGCCCGGCCTCATCCGGGCCTTCCGGGCCGACCACCCGCGCGTGCGGTTCAGCCTCGTGCAGAACTACGGCGAGGCCATGCTGGAGCGGCTGCGTGCCGGGGAGCTCGACCTGTGTCTGACCTCGCCGGTGCCCGACGCGCCCGACCTGGTGGCCCGGCGTCTGGACGAGCAGCGCCTGCGGCTGGTCGTGCCGGACGACCACCGGCTCGCCGGGCGCAAGCGGGTGCGCCTCGCGGAGGCCGCCGACGAGGCCTTCGTGACCCTGGAGCCGGGGTACGGCCTCCGGCGGATCACCGACGCGCTCTGCGCCGAGGCCGGGTTCAGGCCCCGGATCGCCTTCGAGGGGGAGGAGGCCGAGACCCTGCGCGGCCTGGTGGCCGCCGGGCTCGGCGTGGCGCTGCTCCCGCCGCCCGCCGTGGCCCGGCCGGGGGTGGTGGAGCTGACCGTCACCGGGCAGCGGGCGGTCCGCGAGGTCGGCGTGGCGTGGCTGGACGGGCATCCGGACACCGCGCCGGTGGCGGCGTTCAAGCGGTTCCTGCT